One region of Prosthecobacter debontii genomic DNA includes:
- a CDS encoding vWA domain-containing protein encodes MILLHPEWLALFPILLLAGWGWPRLGLFKPLRLLLLGLLTFSLAQPQWQKQAEGVDLWLLLDSSVSAEEPMAKGLPEWEKLLEQSRGPQDHLHQLAFAGEVMKPEAEGATLYDHQRQATRTALAINQALAHVQKESAGRPARLLIFTDGYATEPLSGVAEKLIQQGVELDMHLARQNEVTDYRIAALRTPTKAQLGEPFLLEVEVRGSQDGRVPLKLLRQGREITAAQVDVRLGTGIARFTDRSNMAGVIRYEAVIQPAEDAHLGNNQHQALVEIAGGPRVLLLTAYTDDPLTQILQQQGFTVDLVTDLHHAQPGQLTGARCVILNNVPAFELNNDFLDAIDFYVREQGGSLLMAGGQKSFGAGGYFESAIDSLLPVSMELKQEHRKLMVAMGIVLDRSGSMSMTVQNGFSKMSLADEGAANAVRFLGPQDLLTVFAVDSEAHVMVPLQPVGPNRDKMESAIRRIESTGGGIFVYEGLKAAWDELKNAAAGQRHIILFSDAADSEHPGDYKKLLAEITTNGGTVSVIALGTRQDPDARLLEDIAKLGKGRIFFTDRAEELPSIFSQETVTVARSAFVQDPVKTKAISGWLEITSQSLNWLGEVDGYNLSYARDWASQALISQDEYATPLVAFGQRGIGRTAAVSFPLGGPFSERVRAWPAYGDFLQTLTRWLMGESLPPGIGLKHRLQGTTLTLDLLHDESWEAPLMARAPRLVLAQGLKGTPQEIAWERQSPGHYQAKIDLPEGEMVRGAVQLNSQALAFGPALVGKSTEWAFDEARTDELRQVVQASGGRELLELSQAWRSPDTDRFVDLRNELLLFTLGLMLFEAFVTRTGWRLPKFSLPVRKTRLASAKSPTPATVHQKRLAKPSDQPSPTEASKNSTPPIIQAEPQVDRQSRFDRAKRRSH; translated from the coding sequence ATGATCCTCCTTCACCCAGAATGGCTCGCCCTTTTTCCTATCCTGCTTCTGGCAGGCTGGGGCTGGCCTCGACTGGGTTTGTTCAAGCCTCTGCGGCTTCTCTTGTTAGGCCTGCTCACTTTCAGCCTGGCCCAACCGCAATGGCAAAAGCAGGCGGAGGGTGTGGATTTGTGGCTGTTACTAGACAGCTCCGTTTCTGCCGAGGAACCTATGGCCAAGGGCTTACCCGAGTGGGAAAAGCTTTTGGAACAGAGCCGTGGTCCTCAAGACCACCTTCACCAGCTTGCTTTTGCGGGGGAGGTGATGAAGCCAGAGGCTGAGGGAGCAACTCTCTACGATCACCAACGGCAAGCTACCCGCACGGCCCTCGCCATCAACCAAGCGCTCGCTCACGTGCAGAAAGAAAGTGCCGGACGCCCGGCACGCCTACTCATTTTTACCGATGGTTATGCCACCGAGCCACTCTCTGGCGTGGCGGAAAAACTGATTCAGCAGGGGGTCGAATTGGACATGCACCTAGCTCGTCAAAACGAGGTCACTGATTATCGTATCGCGGCTCTACGCACCCCGACAAAGGCTCAACTCGGCGAGCCCTTTCTTTTGGAGGTGGAAGTGCGTGGCAGCCAAGATGGGCGCGTGCCGCTCAAGCTTCTCCGACAGGGCCGCGAGATCACCGCCGCCCAAGTGGATGTGCGTCTCGGCACCGGCATCGCCCGCTTCACGGACCGCTCAAACATGGCCGGAGTGATCCGCTATGAAGCCGTCATCCAACCTGCGGAAGACGCTCATCTGGGCAATAATCAGCATCAAGCCTTGGTGGAAATTGCCGGTGGGCCACGGGTGCTCTTGCTCACAGCCTACACAGATGATCCGCTGACTCAGATTCTCCAGCAGCAAGGCTTCACGGTGGACCTCGTCACTGACCTCCACCATGCGCAACCCGGACAGCTTACCGGTGCCCGCTGTGTGATCCTCAACAACGTGCCTGCCTTTGAACTGAACAACGACTTCCTCGACGCCATCGACTTCTACGTCCGTGAGCAAGGCGGCAGTCTTCTCATGGCCGGGGGTCAGAAAAGCTTCGGTGCGGGAGGTTACTTTGAGTCCGCCATCGATTCCCTCCTTCCCGTCTCCATGGAGTTGAAGCAGGAGCATCGGAAACTCATGGTGGCCATGGGGATCGTGCTGGACCGCAGCGGCTCCATGAGCATGACCGTGCAGAATGGTTTCTCCAAGATGTCTCTGGCTGACGAAGGTGCAGCCAATGCGGTTCGTTTTCTCGGTCCTCAAGATCTGCTGACCGTCTTCGCCGTAGATAGCGAGGCGCATGTGATGGTGCCTCTACAGCCAGTCGGCCCCAACCGCGACAAGATGGAGAGCGCCATCCGCCGCATTGAGAGCACAGGCGGAGGCATTTTCGTCTATGAAGGCCTGAAAGCCGCCTGGGATGAACTCAAGAACGCCGCCGCAGGCCAACGCCACATCATTCTGTTCTCGGATGCCGCAGACTCCGAACACCCCGGTGACTACAAGAAGCTACTGGCGGAAATCACTACCAATGGCGGCACGGTGAGCGTGATCGCCCTCGGCACGCGACAAGATCCTGATGCACGGCTTTTGGAAGACATCGCCAAACTCGGCAAAGGACGCATCTTCTTTACAGATCGGGCCGAAGAACTACCCAGCATCTTCAGTCAGGAGACCGTGACCGTCGCCCGCAGCGCCTTTGTGCAAGACCCCGTCAAAACCAAGGCCATTAGCGGCTGGCTGGAAATCACCAGTCAATCGCTCAATTGGTTAGGCGAAGTGGATGGTTACAACCTCAGCTATGCACGAGATTGGGCCAGCCAAGCCCTCATCAGCCAGGATGAATACGCCACCCCACTGGTCGCCTTCGGACAGCGCGGAATCGGCCGAACTGCCGCCGTGAGTTTTCCTCTCGGGGGTCCCTTTTCCGAGCGTGTGCGAGCTTGGCCCGCCTACGGTGATTTTTTGCAGACCCTCACCCGCTGGCTTATGGGGGAATCTTTACCTCCAGGAATAGGGCTCAAGCATCGCCTGCAAGGCACCACGCTCACACTAGATCTCCTGCATGATGAAAGCTGGGAAGCCCCCTTGATGGCACGTGCTCCACGCCTCGTTTTGGCTCAAGGGCTCAAGGGCACGCCCCAGGAAATTGCCTGGGAACGCCAATCTCCCGGTCATTACCAGGCCAAAATCGATCTGCCGGAAGGCGAGATGGTTCGAGGCGCAGTTCAGCTCAATTCACAGGCCCTTGCCTTCGGTCCCGCCCTTGTCGGAAAAAGCACCGAATGGGCCTTCGATGAAGCCCGCACCGACGAACTCCGCCAAGTCGTGCAAGCCAGCGGTGGGCGCGAGCTGTTGGAACTCAGCCAAGCGTGGCGCAGTCCAGACACGGATCGTTTTGTCGATCTTCGTAACGAGCTGCTCTTGTTCACACTGGGCCTCATGCTGTTCGAGGCTTTCGTCACCCGCACGGGTTGGCGGTTGCCCAAGTTTTCGCTTCCGGTTCGGAAGACTCGACTGGCATCCGCCAAATCTCCCACTCCGGCCACGGTCCACCAGAAGCGCTTGGCAAAACCCTCTGACCAGCCTTCCCCGACAGAGGCTTCCAAAAATTCTACCCCACCCATCATTCAGGCCGAACCCCAAGTGGATCGACAAAGCCGCTTTGACCGAGCCAAACGTCGGTCACATTGA
- a CDS encoding sigma-70 family RNA polymerase sigma factor: MSPAEIEQHQRFLRALSTHEPTVRAYIRRLVPSRSDADDVMQEVVILLWEKFGEFREGAEFLPWAFGIARYKVLSWLRDRGRDRLVLSEEVVDLIAEETAQDETRLDRQRRALETCTQKLEPEQRDLLMRAYQPQAQIQNIAVTSGRSVAGFYQWLHRIRRSLLDCIQREMIREEPS, from the coding sequence ATGTCCCCTGCCGAGATCGAACAACATCAGCGTTTTCTGCGTGCTCTCTCCACGCATGAGCCGACGGTGCGTGCCTACATTCGCCGTCTGGTCCCCAGCCGTAGCGATGCCGATGATGTGATGCAGGAGGTGGTGATCCTGCTGTGGGAAAAGTTTGGAGAGTTTCGGGAAGGTGCGGAGTTTCTTCCCTGGGCCTTTGGCATCGCCCGCTACAAGGTGCTCTCCTGGCTGCGAGATCGGGGGCGAGATCGGTTGGTGCTCAGTGAAGAAGTGGTGGACCTCATCGCCGAAGAGACCGCTCAGGATGAAACCCGACTGGATCGTCAGCGTCGCGCCCTGGAAACCTGCACGCAAAAGCTGGAGCCTGAACAAAGAGATCTGCTCATGCGTGCCTATCAGCCGCAGGCCCAGATTCAAAACATCGCGGTGACCAGTGGCCGCTCCGTAGCGGGCTTCTATCAATGGCTACATCGCATCCGACGCTCTTTGTTAGACTGCATTCAACGTGAAATGATTCGGGAGGAACCGTCGTGA
- a CDS encoding acyl-CoA desaturase: MTKPAFQITPGCILFFGIHALALAAFFVKPDLTAILLCVGLFLLRKFGITGGYHRYFSHRSFKTSRWFQYVLAWLGGMSAQKGALWWAAHHRHHHQHSDQEDDIHSVKQQGFYWAHVGWILAPDYNDYDAKRVKDLTKFPELVFIDKYHFIPPMVLALATYVFGLLMTGTAMGGLSYFLWGFCLSTVILYHTTFAINSFCHLLGSRRYETGESSKNSFILAILTLGEGWHNNHHYYPHCARQGFFWWEIDPTYYVIKVLKMVGIVHEIKEPTRRVLEGKEATAALG, encoded by the coding sequence GTGACTAAGCCCGCCTTCCAAATAACTCCCGGTTGCATTTTGTTTTTCGGCATACATGCACTCGCTCTCGCTGCTTTCTTCGTAAAGCCTGACCTCACCGCTATCCTCCTCTGTGTGGGTCTGTTTTTGCTCCGCAAATTCGGTATCACGGGCGGTTATCATCGTTATTTCTCCCATCGCTCCTTCAAGACCTCTCGCTGGTTCCAGTATGTGTTGGCTTGGCTGGGTGGCATGTCTGCTCAAAAGGGTGCGCTCTGGTGGGCAGCTCATCACCGCCACCATCACCAGCATTCCGACCAGGAAGATGACATCCACTCGGTGAAGCAGCAGGGCTTCTACTGGGCTCACGTCGGCTGGATTCTCGCCCCTGACTACAATGATTATGACGCCAAGCGCGTGAAAGACCTGACCAAGTTTCCAGAACTGGTCTTCATCGACAAATACCACTTCATTCCCCCGATGGTGCTGGCCCTGGCTACTTACGTCTTCGGTCTTCTGATGACAGGCACCGCCATGGGTGGCCTCAGTTATTTCCTCTGGGGCTTCTGCCTCAGCACCGTGATCCTTTATCACACCACCTTCGCTATCAATTCCTTCTGCCACCTGCTGGGCAGCCGCCGCTACGAAACCGGTGAATCCAGCAAAAATTCCTTCATCCTGGCCATTCTGACTCTGGGCGAAGGCTGGCACAATAATCACCACTATTACCCGCACTGCGCACGCCAGGGCTTCTTCTGGTGGGAAATCGATCCAACCTACTATGTGATCAAGGTGCTCAAAATGGTGGGCATCGTCCACGAGATCAAGGAGCCGACTCGTCGGGTGCTGGAAGGCAAGGAAGCTACGGCTGCTCTGGGTTAA
- a CDS encoding LamG-like jellyroll fold domain-containing protein, with translation MNLEELTHRYLDGHATEEEVRKLDRLLLAQADARRAFAELANLDSALAEQAAGWQETTTTPIKAAPPARMNTWRWLTAAAAVIAIFLGIWGWVINAQPYATVVRGMGRLDFTPGMEVGSGWHDIEVGTVEFVTTRGARVVIEAPASFAFENGQRLRLKHGRVAADVPPPAKGFTVITPTGKAVDLGTKFGVDVSRQGQAEIHVFQGEVIAQSAQGGKRQSLRDGEAFSLESGAGTSREIRSAAFIQPDETAALQAALAAGQQAHSDAATAALRKDPTLIAYLDFEGSSLPEGVFHLTQGRWPGSKAPEFVHVGDHMKLNVGGDHSWPQLTLAAWVRLDRLGAPYQSLYHTDGWDEDKSGQVHWIINRDSTMRFALKHNTLAPGSTETQGFPDSRTPVLPEQGRWVHLAVVYDSVAKTVRFYLNGRFDKETRQAIAHPARLGPAQIGNWNSRDRKLSGRVDELFLLGRCMREDEIRRLYEAGNPYR, from the coding sequence GTGAATCTCGAAGAACTCACCCATCGTTATCTGGATGGCCACGCCACCGAAGAAGAGGTGCGGAAACTGGATCGTCTGCTTTTGGCCCAAGCCGATGCCCGCCGTGCCTTTGCAGAACTGGCCAATCTGGATTCTGCGCTGGCTGAACAAGCTGCTGGATGGCAAGAGACCACGACAACTCCCATCAAAGCAGCTCCTCCCGCGCGGATGAATACGTGGCGTTGGCTCACAGCCGCCGCAGCGGTAATCGCGATATTTCTAGGCATCTGGGGCTGGGTTATCAACGCTCAACCCTATGCGACCGTGGTGCGGGGCATGGGCAGGCTAGACTTCACTCCCGGCATGGAGGTTGGTTCCGGCTGGCATGACATTGAGGTTGGCACGGTGGAATTCGTCACGACACGCGGTGCCCGTGTGGTCATCGAGGCACCGGCCTCCTTTGCTTTTGAAAATGGTCAAAGACTGCGTCTGAAACATGGGCGGGTGGCAGCGGATGTGCCGCCTCCGGCAAAAGGTTTCACCGTCATCACTCCCACCGGGAAGGCCGTGGATCTGGGCACCAAGTTCGGAGTCGATGTCTCCCGGCAAGGGCAAGCGGAAATCCATGTGTTTCAAGGCGAAGTCATCGCACAGTCGGCTCAAGGGGGCAAACGCCAGAGCCTGCGCGATGGTGAAGCTTTCTCCCTAGAATCTGGAGCGGGCACCTCACGCGAAATCCGCTCCGCGGCGTTCATTCAACCGGATGAAACCGCAGCACTCCAAGCAGCGCTCGCCGCAGGTCAGCAAGCCCACTCCGATGCCGCCACTGCTGCTTTACGCAAGGACCCCACTTTGATCGCCTATCTCGATTTCGAAGGCAGCTCGCTCCCTGAAGGTGTCTTTCACCTCACGCAAGGCCGTTGGCCAGGTTCGAAGGCCCCTGAGTTTGTGCATGTGGGGGATCACATGAAGCTCAATGTCGGTGGCGATCATTCCTGGCCACAACTGACGCTTGCCGCATGGGTGCGCCTGGATCGGCTTGGGGCTCCTTACCAATCCCTCTACCACACCGATGGCTGGGATGAAGACAAGTCAGGGCAGGTGCACTGGATCATCAACCGAGACAGCACCATGCGTTTCGCGCTGAAGCACAACACGCTGGCTCCAGGCTCCACGGAGACTCAAGGCTTCCCCGATTCACGGACTCCGGTGCTACCCGAGCAAGGACGCTGGGTTCATCTCGCCGTGGTTTACGACTCGGTTGCCAAGACGGTGCGCTTTTATCTGAACGGTCGTTTCGACAAAGAAACGCGGCAAGCCATCGCGCATCCAGCTCGTCTGGGCCCAGCGCAAATCGGCAACTGGAACTCACGCGACCGGAAGCTGAGCGGACGGGTGGACGAACTCTTTTTGTTAGGCCGTTGCATGCGTGAGGATGAAATCCGCCGCCTGTATGAGGCAGGCAATCCCTACCGCTGA
- a CDS encoding DNA topoisomerase III yields MPKALIIAEKPSVAADLARALAKAPGMTAFSKEKDYYENETHIISSAIGHLIELGMPEVNGKKIGWGWTHLPIMPQEFELKPIEDSADRFKLLSKLMKRKDVDSLINACDAGREGELIFRYIVEAAGIKKPVQRLWMQSMTQGAILDAFQKLRSDGEMRPLADAAKCRSESDWLVGINATRALTALNSRNGGFRLTPAGRVQTPTLTILAKRELEIQSFVPRTYYEVHGLFGVPAGEYEGRWFDESFKKDETDEHKKAERLWDLEKAQAIVQRCLGKPGKIEQITKPTKQIAPLLYDLTSLQREASNRFGFSARRTLQIAQALYEKYKVLTYPRTDSRFLPEDYLGTVKGTLGTFAKQDPRKGSALPTDLSTHAATALDKGWVRPTKRVFDTSKVSDHFAIIPTGQIPPKELPEAEQKLFDMVSRRFVAVFFPPAEFEVTTRITRIEKDTFKSEGKVLVESGWLAVYGKKAAEEAASDGEGKGKLLVQARDGDDAKTLDVKAEEQQTRPPARYTEATLLSTMEGAGKLVEDEELAEAMSERGLGTPATRAAIIEGLISDKYIERVERNIAVTTKGLSLIDQISQIGIEALSSPELTGQWEYKLRQMEQNKLDRSSFMRDIRSLTSQVVEKTKAYQKIAKERVYPDFEAKCGTCGHFGFEQKEDFVSCKNPDCKVRVYKVIAGHELSDDELRQLLETRLLPPMEGFRNRLGKEFTAGLEIKEDGKTGFVFPGGENDPDAPPPFDFAAATPITRCPVCALKKRDGQIYNTPEAYVCNIAAKEPKVCNARLPKVLCKKEISVENAIKFFNEGKTDVVEGMISKKGRPFSAFLLCKPGEKRLLGWEFPPREAKPKAPPAAKKGRFAKKAAAPQGEDS; encoded by the coding sequence ATGCCTAAGGCCCTCATTATCGCCGAAAAACCCAGTGTGGCTGCCGATCTCGCCCGAGCTCTGGCCAAAGCCCCGGGAATGACCGCCTTTAGCAAGGAGAAGGATTATTATGAAAACGAGACCCACATCATCTCCAGTGCTATCGGTCACTTGATCGAGCTTGGAATGCCAGAAGTGAACGGCAAAAAGATTGGCTGGGGCTGGACTCACCTGCCCATCATGCCGCAGGAGTTCGAGCTTAAACCCATCGAAGACAGCGCAGATCGCTTCAAGCTGTTGAGCAAACTCATGAAGCGGAAAGATGTGGATAGCCTCATCAATGCTTGCGATGCCGGGCGTGAAGGGGAGCTCATTTTCCGCTACATTGTCGAGGCCGCCGGGATCAAGAAACCCGTGCAGCGCCTATGGATGCAATCGATGACGCAGGGGGCCATTCTGGACGCTTTCCAAAAACTGCGCAGCGATGGCGAGATGCGCCCGCTCGCCGATGCTGCCAAATGCCGCAGTGAATCTGATTGGCTCGTGGGCATCAATGCCACCCGCGCCCTGACTGCGCTGAACTCCCGCAACGGCGGTTTCCGCCTGACCCCTGCGGGTCGTGTGCAGACCCCCACGCTCACCATCCTGGCCAAGCGTGAACTGGAAATTCAGTCGTTCGTGCCCCGCACCTATTATGAAGTGCATGGCCTCTTTGGCGTGCCTGCCGGTGAGTATGAAGGCCGCTGGTTTGACGAGTCCTTTAAGAAGGACGAAACCGACGAGCACAAGAAAGCGGAGCGTCTCTGGGATCTGGAAAAGGCCCAGGCCATCGTCCAGCGCTGCTTGGGTAAACCTGGCAAAATCGAGCAGATCACCAAGCCGACCAAGCAAATCGCTCCCCTGCTCTACGATTTGACCAGCCTCCAGCGTGAAGCCAGCAACCGCTTTGGATTCTCCGCCCGCCGCACCCTGCAAATCGCTCAAGCGCTGTATGAGAAATACAAGGTCCTGACCTATCCACGAACCGATTCCCGCTTTCTTCCCGAAGATTACCTGGGCACCGTGAAAGGCACCCTTGGCACCTTCGCCAAACAAGATCCGCGGAAAGGCAGCGCCCTGCCCACCGACCTGAGCACGCATGCTGCCACTGCTCTGGACAAGGGCTGGGTGCGCCCCACCAAGCGTGTCTTTGATACTTCCAAGGTCAGCGACCACTTTGCCATCATCCCGACCGGCCAGATTCCTCCGAAGGAATTGCCTGAGGCTGAGCAAAAGCTTTTCGACATGGTATCCCGCCGTTTTGTCGCGGTCTTCTTCCCACCCGCTGAGTTCGAGGTCACCACCCGTATCACGCGCATTGAGAAGGACACCTTTAAAAGCGAGGGCAAGGTGCTTGTCGAATCTGGCTGGCTGGCCGTTTATGGCAAAAAAGCCGCCGAGGAAGCCGCCTCCGATGGCGAAGGCAAAGGCAAGCTGCTGGTGCAAGCCCGCGACGGCGATGACGCCAAGACTCTGGATGTCAAAGCTGAGGAGCAGCAGACTCGTCCGCCCGCTCGCTACACGGAAGCCACCCTGCTCTCCACGATGGAAGGTGCAGGCAAATTGGTCGAAGACGAAGAACTCGCCGAAGCCATGAGCGAACGTGGCCTGGGCACACCCGCCACCCGCGCCGCCATCATCGAAGGTCTCATCTCGGATAAATACATCGAGCGTGTGGAGCGGAACATCGCCGTGACCACCAAGGGCCTGTCCCTCATCGACCAGATCAGCCAGATCGGAATCGAGGCCTTGAGCAGTCCGGAACTGACCGGCCAGTGGGAATACAAGCTGCGCCAGATGGAGCAGAACAAGCTCGACCGCAGCAGTTTCATGCGGGACATCCGCAGCCTCACCAGTCAGGTGGTGGAAAAAACCAAGGCTTATCAAAAGATCGCCAAGGAGCGTGTCTATCCCGACTTCGAAGCCAAATGCGGCACCTGCGGTCACTTCGGCTTCGAGCAGAAGGAAGACTTTGTCTCCTGCAAAAACCCGGACTGTAAGGTGCGGGTTTACAAGGTCATCGCTGGCCATGAACTGAGCGATGATGAGCTGCGTCAACTCCTCGAAACCCGCTTGCTTCCTCCGATGGAAGGCTTCAGGAATCGCCTTGGGAAAGAGTTCACCGCCGGCCTGGAAATCAAAGAAGACGGCAAAACCGGCTTTGTCTTTCCTGGAGGCGAAAATGATCCCGACGCTCCACCTCCCTTTGATTTTGCTGCCGCTACACCCATCACCCGCTGCCCGGTGTGTGCGCTGAAAAAGCGGGACGGCCAGATTTACAACACCCCTGAGGCTTACGTCTGCAACATTGCCGCCAAGGAACCCAAGGTCTGCAACGCCCGACTACCCAAGGTGCTCTGCAAAAAAGAGATCAGCGTCGAGAATGCGATCAAATTCTTCAACGAAGGCAAGACCGACGTTGTCGAAGGGATGATCTCTAAAAAGGGCCGACCCTTCAGCGCCTTCCTCCTGTGCAAGCCGGGTGAAAAACGACTGCTCGGCTGGGAATTCCCTCCGCGAGAAGCCAAACCTAAAGCCCCCCCTGCCGCTAAAAAAGGCCGCTTCGCTAAAAAAGCCGCCGCTCCTCAAGGTGAGGACTCCTAA
- a CDS encoding BatA domain-containing protein, with product MLTLTHPAALWALLGIPVVLAIHFLQRRSRRVTVTTLFLLQQLQKESEQGNRIERLRLSIPLWLQLLMVLLFTWLLAGPRWLRQDAVHRIAIIMDDSASMQAFREAAIEGVQRVLSRSVPSGSKAELALLGSDVHEANLYYGGSAQELVKSLASRWHPTAGVHDFTLALRQARSLAGPEGAVLLVTDHPPATPLPYAAKTLSVGRRIENVGWAGVTVEEKDGQWFWRALVRNYGESPQQRQWHVETQGQTTPPMSLALAPRETRTLSGPFPGSDATQALTLQLTPDAFGVDDQLPLVQPSPKKLSVHLPRSRDESSTQLADLFGRFAHLNVSPLVTETDVRVMTWPPSTALENHQHACVFASPSRADKPAPVRGAVVSESHPLVEGLNWNSLLIPEGMVMPRDPQDQVLLWQGERPLISLRITPVGARQLFCHFDLIGSNARKLPALAILLHRFLETIRQDKLAAESANYELRQSLSVAHRQGEAAQPLVLKGSNGLHETIPQTQARLLRSPAVPGFFQISQGPDTWLTAAAHFADSREADLSKAAPFDETPQLEAEQVDALQEADPHWQWWTLLLLLCLLGSWWWGKRVLTSNAPFGEQSSPAP from the coding sequence ATGCTGACTCTGACACATCCCGCTGCTCTATGGGCTCTGCTCGGGATTCCTGTCGTATTAGCAATTCATTTCCTTCAGCGCCGCAGCCGACGGGTCACCGTCACCACCCTCTTCCTCCTTCAGCAACTTCAAAAAGAGTCTGAGCAGGGCAATCGCATCGAGCGCCTGCGCCTTTCCATTCCCCTCTGGCTGCAACTGCTCATGGTGCTGCTTTTCACTTGGCTCCTAGCCGGGCCTCGGTGGTTAAGACAGGACGCAGTGCACCGCATCGCCATCATCATGGACGATTCCGCCTCCATGCAGGCTTTCCGGGAGGCTGCGATCGAGGGTGTCCAACGCGTACTCAGCCGGAGTGTGCCTTCGGGCTCGAAAGCCGAGCTCGCTCTCCTCGGCTCGGATGTCCACGAGGCAAACCTCTACTATGGAGGTAGCGCTCAGGAACTGGTGAAAAGCCTTGCTTCCAGATGGCATCCCACTGCAGGCGTTCACGATTTCACCCTGGCCCTGCGACAGGCTCGAAGCCTAGCGGGGCCAGAGGGGGCGGTTTTGCTCGTTACCGATCACCCACCCGCAACGCCCCTGCCCTACGCTGCCAAAACCCTCTCCGTAGGGCGACGGATTGAAAACGTCGGCTGGGCAGGTGTGACGGTGGAAGAAAAAGACGGTCAGTGGTTTTGGCGTGCGCTGGTCCGCAACTATGGCGAGAGCCCTCAGCAGCGACAATGGCACGTGGAGACCCAAGGGCAAACCACCCCTCCCATGTCATTGGCCTTAGCCCCACGGGAAACGCGAACTTTGAGCGGACCCTTCCCTGGATCGGATGCCACACAGGCCCTGACCCTCCAGCTCACCCCGGATGCCTTCGGAGTGGATGATCAGCTCCCGCTTGTGCAGCCAAGCCCCAAAAAGCTGAGCGTTCATCTTCCCCGCAGCCGTGATGAATCTTCCACTCAGCTTGCCGATCTCTTTGGCCGGTTCGCTCATCTGAATGTCTCACCTCTCGTGACAGAAACCGACGTCCGCGTCATGACGTGGCCGCCTTCCACCGCTTTGGAAAACCATCAGCATGCCTGTGTCTTTGCCTCCCCATCCCGAGCTGACAAGCCCGCCCCTGTGCGCGGTGCGGTCGTCAGCGAATCTCACCCTCTGGTGGAAGGGCTGAACTGGAACTCCCTGCTGATCCCTGAAGGCATGGTGATGCCGCGAGATCCTCAAGATCAGGTTCTGCTCTGGCAGGGGGAGCGACCTCTCATCAGCCTGCGGATCACTCCCGTCGGTGCCCGCCAACTTTTCTGCCATTTCGATCTCATCGGCAGTAACGCCCGCAAGCTTCCAGCCCTGGCGATTTTGCTACACCGCTTTCTCGAGACGATTCGTCAGGATAAACTGGCGGCAGAATCCGCCAATTATGAATTACGTCAGTCCCTCAGCGTCGCCCATCGCCAGGGAGAGGCGGCTCAGCCTCTGGTGTTAAAAGGCTCAAACGGGCTCCATGAGACCATCCCTCAGACCCAAGCACGCCTGCTCCGCTCCCCGGCAGTGCCCGGATTTTTTCAAATCTCGCAAGGACCTGACACTTGGCTCACCGCTGCCGCGCACTTTGCCGATAGCCGCGAAGCCGATCTCTCCAAGGCAGCTCCCTTTGACGAAACACCCCAACTCGAAGCTGAACAGGTAGATGCCCTTCAAGAAGCCGATCCTCATTGGCAATGGTGGACACTGCTCCTCCTGCTCTGCCTCCTGGGAAGCTGGTGGTGGGGCAAAAGAGTGCTGACATCCAATGCGCCATTCGGTGAGCAATCCTCCCCTGCACCATGA